The nucleotide sequence CCAACAAGGAGCTGCACCGCGGGCTGACGAAAGCCCAGGTATCCGCCGTGGCGCGCGACTACCTGGACCGCGTGGGCATGGGCGCGGCGGCCGGCAAGTACCCCTACCAGCTCTCCGGCGGCATGCGCCAGCGCGTTGCCATCGCGCGGGCGCTGGCCATGGATGCCGATATCCTGCTGTTCGACGAGCCGTTCGGTGCGCTCGACGTCAAGACGCGCTGCTCGCTGCAGAAGCTCGTCGACGCCCTGTGGCGCTCGGGCGAGCGGCGCAAGACCGTCGTGTTCGTGACGCACGACATCAACGAGGCCATCCTGCTGGCCGACCGCGTGGTGTTCATGCGACGGGGCGAGATCGTCGCGGACCGCGCCGTGGACGTGCCGCGGCCGCGCTCGTCGGCCATCTTCGCGCACGACGCCTGCGCCCGGGCCCTCAAGGACGAGCTGACCGACCTGTTCTACCTGGACGGCGAGGAGGACGAGGAAGGCGGCGCGTTCGGGGAGGCGGGCGCCGGCGTGCCCGGCGCGCTGCCGGGAAAGGCGGTGCTGCCATGAGGCGCCTGTTCGGGAAGGAGTTCGCGTTCGCCCATGTGCTGCTGGCGTCCCTCGTGCTCGTGGTGACGTGCATGCCGAACCAGCGCATGGTCACGGTGTCGTACTACCCGCTGCTCGCCGGCCTCGCCGTCATCGAGGTGCTCTACCTGCTGCGCCTGGCCGCGCTGCGCCGT is from Gordonibacter urolithinfaciens and encodes:
- a CDS encoding ABC transporter ATP-binding protein; its protein translation is MGKIDIEDVSFAYEDVAAGGRPTAAAADDRALRDVALEVPDGQFLCVIGHSGSGKTTLLRLVAGLSRPSAGTVRIDGAPVEGPGLDRAVVFQNYALFPWMSALRNVEFGVEQANKELHRGLTKAQVSAVARDYLDRVGMGAAAGKYPYQLSGGMRQRVAIARALAMDADILLFDEPFGALDVKTRCSLQKLVDALWRSGERRKTVVFVTHDINEAILLADRVVFMRRGEIVADRAVDVPRPRSSAIFAHDACARALKDELTDLFYLDGEEDEEGGAFGEAGAGVPGALPGKAVLP